From the Clostridium sp. Marseille-P299 genome, one window contains:
- the moaA gene encoding GTP 3',8-cyclase MoaA, which translates to MKDQYQREIDYLRVSVTDACNFCCEYCKPSETKSDEGQLMTLDELFRICKLSSELGIHAIKITGGEPLLRPGIVEFIKKLKKLPDINSVTMTTNGFLLKDKVKELKAAKIDCITVSLDSLDKERFHRITKRDVLDTVLEAIDACLKEGIRVKVNCVVTKDFDEWTAFYEFAKNNKVDVRFIEIMPIGPGKQLGNGMENQISKHILSMFDEKDLVKEKKGSGPAVYYKKEDMKGSIGVIDAVSHSFCGSCNRIRITSHGMLKPCLANPKLIDFKHKLRTGATDIELMKIIASAIYQKPVGHQFHDAFKAPQTDSTEESNMYEIGG; encoded by the coding sequence ATGAAAGACCAATACCAAAGAGAGATTGATTACCTAAGAGTGTCCGTAACAGATGCTTGTAATTTTTGCTGTGAATATTGTAAACCCAGCGAAACAAAAAGTGATGAAGGACAATTAATGACCCTTGATGAATTGTTCCGTATTTGTAAACTTTCATCGGAACTAGGGATTCATGCCATTAAAATAACAGGTGGAGAACCTCTCTTAAGACCAGGAATTGTAGAGTTTATTAAAAAACTAAAAAAATTACCTGATATAAATAGCGTAACTATGACAACCAATGGATTTCTTTTAAAGGACAAGGTAAAAGAATTAAAAGCTGCTAAAATTGATTGCATTACGGTTAGTTTAGATAGTTTAGATAAGGAACGTTTCCATAGAATCACAAAACGTGATGTATTAGATACTGTTTTAGAGGCTATTGATGCCTGCTTAAAAGAAGGAATTAGAGTTAAAGTAAATTGTGTAGTTACGAAAGATTTTGATGAATGGACAGCATTTTATGAGTTTGCTAAGAATAATAAAGTAGATGTTCGCTTTATAGAAATTATGCCAATTGGACCAGGAAAACAATTGGGTAATGGAATGGAAAATCAGATTTCAAAACATATTTTGTCTATGTTTGATGAAAAAGATTTGGTGAAAGAAAAAAAGGGAAGCGGACCAGCGGTTTATTATAAGAAGGAGGATATGAAAGGTAGTATTGGTGTGATTGATGCTGTAAGTCATAGCTTTTGCGGAAGCTGCAATCGAATCCGAATTACTTCTCATGGTATGTTAAAACCTTGCTTAGCAAATCCAAAGTTAATTGATTTTAAACATAAACTAAGAACCGGTGCTACGGATATTGAATTAATGAAGATCATAGCAAGTGCGATTTATCAAAAACCGGTGGGTCATCAATTTCATGATGCATTTAAGGCTCCGCAGACGGATTCCACAGAAGAAAGCAATATGTATGAAATTGGCGGCTGA
- a CDS encoding MOSC domain-containing protein codes for MGKVIAVCTSEKKGTEKRNVNEANFIVDFGIEGDAHAGKWHRQVSLLSLEKFDAFNAKIEKEEEKVIPGAFGENLLVEGIPFASLPIGTEFICNDVVLRLTQVGKECHSHCEIYHRVGECIMPKQGVFTEVVKGGTIKVGDMMSILRNGYRAAVITLSDSGFYEGKKDISGNVLENELKNQGYEITNKIILPDDKERLKAEYIRICDENQADIIFTTGGTGLSPRDQTPEATLEIAERNVPGIAEAIRANSMKITNRAMLSRGVAVTRGKTLIINLPGSPKAVKECLDFILPEIWHALSILLEKESNCAGIKRN; via the coding sequence ATGGGTAAAGTAATAGCAGTCTGTACCAGCGAGAAAAAAGGTACAGAAAAAAGAAATGTAAATGAAGCTAATTTTATTGTTGATTTTGGAATTGAAGGAGATGCTCATGCAGGAAAGTGGCATCGTCAAGTTAGTTTATTAAGTCTTGAAAAGTTTGATGCATTTAATGCTAAAATAGAAAAAGAAGAAGAAAAAGTGATTCCTGGTGCATTTGGTGAGAATCTCTTAGTAGAGGGAATTCCTTTTGCTTCATTACCAATCGGTACAGAATTCATTTGTAATGATGTTGTACTTCGATTAACTCAGGTAGGAAAAGAATGTCATAGTCATTGTGAAATCTATCATAGAGTTGGTGAATGTATCATGCCTAAACAAGGTGTATTCACTGAAGTTGTAAAAGGTGGTACGATTAAAGTAGGCGATATGATGTCGATTCTTCGCAACGGATACCGTGCTGCGGTAATTACCTTAAGTGATAGTGGATTTTATGAGGGTAAGAAAGATATTAGTGGTAACGTACTTGAGAATGAGTTAAAAAATCAAGGATATGAAATAACAAATAAAATTATACTTCCGGATGATAAGGAACGTTTGAAGGCGGAATACATAAGAATATGTGATGAGAATCAAGCGGATATTATCTTTACTACGGGAGGAACAGGCTTATCCCCACGTGATCAAACACCTGAGGCAACACTTGAGATAGCAGAACGCAATGTTCCAGGAATTGCAGAAGCAATTCGAGCAAACTCAATGAAGATTACAAATAGAGCTATGCTCAGCCGTGGTGTTGCGGTAACTAGAGGTAAAACTCTAATCATTAATTTACCAGGAAGTCCAAAAGCAGTCAAAGAATGTTTAGATTTTATTTTACCTGAAATCTGGCATGCACTTAGCATACTTTTAGAGAAAGAAAGTAACTGTGCTGGTATAAAAAGAAATTAG
- the moaC gene encoding cyclic pyranopterin monophosphate synthase MoaC gives MDDNIKLNHFDKNGKAIMVDVGDKEITERVAIAKGRIKVNEQVFNAIEAGTVKKGDVLGVARVAGIMGAKKTAELIPMCHLLAFSKCSIDFEMFRDSLEVEATCMIKTKGQTGVEMEALTGVNIALLTIYDMCKAIDKRMVLGNIYLYEKTGGKSGDVRWNSDGGKE, from the coding sequence ATGGACGATAATATAAAATTAAACCATTTTGATAAAAATGGAAAAGCAATTATGGTTGATGTTGGTGATAAAGAGATTACAGAACGTGTAGCAATTGCAAAAGGAAGAATAAAAGTAAATGAGCAAGTATTTAATGCAATTGAGGCAGGTACTGTAAAAAAAGGTGACGTACTTGGAGTCGCAAGAGTTGCAGGAATTATGGGAGCTAAAAAAACTGCGGAATTGATTCCGATGTGTCATCTTTTAGCTTTTTCAAAATGTAGTATAGATTTTGAAATGTTTAGAGACTCGTTAGAAGTAGAAGCAACTTGCATGATAAAAACCAAAGGACAAACTGGGGTTGAAATGGAGGCACTTACTGGTGTTAATATTGCTTTATTAACAATTTATGATATGTGTAAAGCAATTGATAAGAGGATGGTTCTTGGAAACATCTACTTATATGAAAAAACAGGTGGTAAGAGTGGAGATGTAAGGTGGAATTCTGACGGGGGTAAAGAGTGA
- a CDS encoding molybdopterin-binding protein produces MKLIDTKDAVGHVLCHDITQIIKDVSKGVVFHKGHVIKEEDIEVLLSCGKEHLYVFENEEGMLHENEGAAILAEISKGDNLRETPVKEGKIELIAETDGLLKVNSALLRKINSFGDMMIASRRGNFTVKAGDKIAGTRVIPLMIKEEKMNQARELVGNEKIFHVKPFQKKKVGIVTTGSEVYHGRIQDTFTPVIINKFKEFDAEVIGHEICDDKPDMITDAILKLIKEGADVVVCTGGMSVDPDDRTPLAIKNTGAKIITYGAPVLPGAMFLLSYYSDNIPVMGLPGCVMYAGRTIFDLVLPRIIADDKISKEELDELGEGGLCLKCDVCTFPNCSFGR; encoded by the coding sequence ATGAAATTAATAGATACTAAGGATGCTGTCGGACATGTTTTATGTCATGATATCACACAAATTATAAAAGATGTCTCAAAAGGAGTAGTGTTCCATAAGGGACATGTAATCAAGGAAGAGGATATTGAAGTGTTACTTTCTTGTGGAAAAGAACATCTATATGTTTTTGAAAATGAAGAAGGAATGCTACACGAAAATGAAGGAGCAGCAATTTTAGCGGAAATAAGCAAAGGTGATAATTTAAGAGAAACACCTGTAAAAGAAGGTAAAATTGAGTTGATCGCAGAAACGGATGGATTATTAAAAGTAAACAGTGCACTATTACGAAAAATCAATTCTTTCGGTGATATGATGATCGCTTCTAGACGTGGAAACTTTACAGTAAAGGCTGGAGATAAAATTGCTGGGACAAGAGTAATTCCTTTAATGATTAAAGAAGAAAAAATGAACCAGGCAAGAGAGCTTGTAGGGAATGAAAAGATATTTCATGTGAAACCATTTCAAAAGAAGAAAGTTGGTATTGTTACAACCGGAAGTGAAGTTTACCATGGAAGAATTCAGGATACCTTTACTCCTGTTATTATAAATAAGTTTAAAGAATTTGACGCAGAAGTAATCGGCCATGAGATTTGTGATGACAAACCAGATATGATTACAGATGCGATACTTAAATTAATTAAAGAAGGTGCCGATGTAGTTGTATGTACAGGGGGCATGAGTGTGGATCCAGATGATAGAACACCTCTTGCAATCAAAAATACAGGTGCAAAGATTATAACTTATGGAGCACCAGTATTACCAGGTGCAATGTTTTTACTATCATATTATAGTGATAATATACCAGTAATGGGATTACCAGGATGTGTAATGTATGCAGGTCGAACAATATTCGATCTAGTATTACCAAGAATTATTGCGGATGATAAAATTAGTAAGGAAGAATTAGATGAACTTGGTGAGGGTGGACTATGCTTAAAGTGTGATGTTTGTACCTTCCCTAACTGTAGTTTTGGTAGATAA